AAGTACAGAAATATAGAATACTTACTTATCGACGATATTCAATTTATCGCTGGTAAAGAAAGAACGCAGGAAGAGTTCTTCCATACCTTTAACTCCCTTCACGATTCTGGGAAACAGATAGTGGTAACGTGTGATAAATTTCCAAAAGATATACCAAATCTTGAGAGTAGGCTGCGATCTCGCTTCGAGTGGGGTTTAATAGCTGACATTCAACCCCCAGAGACAGAAACGAAAATAGCCATCATCAAAAAAAAGGCCCAGGAAAATAACGTTGATATACCGGATAATGTGGCGTATTACATCGCCTCACACACAGAATCCAATATAAGGGAAATCGAAGGTTTCCTTTTGAGGATAATGGCTTATGCATCTTTAAAAAGGAGAGAAATCGATATTGACCTTGTTAAGGAAGTTCTCAAACACGTAATTCGTCACCACGTTAAAGAGGAAATCACTGTGGAAGAAATAGTACGAATTGTGGCTTCAAAAATGGGTGTGAGGTTAACCGACATCAGGTCACCAAAAAAGAACAAAAACATCGTGCTTTCTCGCCAGATCGCCATGTATCTCAGCCGAAAATTGACCGACGCTTCATTTCCAGATATCGGGGAAAAAATTGGAGGGAGAGACCACTCCACAGTAATTCATGCTTGTAATAAAGTGGAAAAGCTCATGGAAGAGGATATCAAAATAAGAAAAGTGGTTGGAGAACTAGAAGAAATAATAAAGAACAAAAAATAAGAAGTTATCAACATCAATTCTAACAATTGTTTTCCACACATGTGCTGGAATTCATAGTGTTTTTGGAAAATTTCACGAGTTATCCACAATCACTAT
The Syntrophales bacterium genome window above contains:
- the dnaA gene encoding chromosomal replication initiator protein DnaA, encoding MLTNSGDLNTVWNQALEIIKENLNSSNFETWIKPIRCIFIGDGIARLAVPNRFFKDWIVDHYLSLIQDTLCEVMGEDISVILEIVQSENYKRNLNSEGKDRDFSRSERVKRPSHNLNSNYSFERFVVGPSNQFAHAAALAVAENPAKTYNPLFIYGGVGLGKTHLLNAIGLRALSLYPDFNVVYISAEAFMNEMITCIRYDKMQHFRDKYRNIEYLLIDDIQFIAGKERTQEEFFHTFNSLHDSGKQIVVTCDKFPKDIPNLESRLRSRFEWGLIADIQPPETETKIAIIKKKAQENNVDIPDNVAYYIASHTESNIREIEGFLLRIMAYASLKRREIDIDLVKEVLKHVIRHHVKEEITVEEIVRIVASKMGVRLTDIRSPKKNKNIVLSRQIAMYLSRKLTDASFPDIGEKIGGRDHSTVIHACNKVEKLMEEDIKIRKVVGELEEIIKNKK